One Choloepus didactylus isolate mChoDid1 chromosome 8, mChoDid1.pri, whole genome shotgun sequence DNA window includes the following coding sequences:
- the LOC119542538 gene encoding LOW QUALITY PROTEIN: acidic repeat-containing protein-like (The sequence of the model RefSeq protein was modified relative to this genomic sequence to represent the inferred CDS: deleted 1 base in 1 codon) produces MGQNSSVEKEQDEFSAPKGNSSKDVGQQNLGEKICQPPEEPEAALMLLEEHLPPVEEPEPVVEQPKKRKAKTKNISETPAATGRKRRAPSKEKPSSVKTENCKSGLDTAYWPPVYTKPRQMQWKRRNVRKVPGCFLLGLENSKQYSGKNYKHNKDELVQRMYSLFNSSIFDKKLPEKIDISWNKKMLSTAGFCTTCEIQNSQERRYAKIEISLKVCDSADRLRDTLIHEICHAASWLLDGVRDSHGDVWKYYAQKSNMVHPELPRVTRCHNYKINYRINYEHTQCKSRVGRYTRSLNTDRFICARCRGTLVMLPLTRKDGTPIKPHVRQFAKYVRENYNAVKHEVEGISHGDVMKKLSKDYGAKKQQQDP; encoded by the exons ATGGGCCAAAATTCCTCAGTTGAAAAAGAGCAGGATGAATTTTCTGCCCCTAAAGGCAATTCTTCCAAAGATGTTGGTCAGCAGAATCTTGGTGAAAAAATCTGCCAACCGCCAGAGGAGCCTGAGGCTGCACTGATGCTTTTAGAAGAACATTTGCCACCTGTTGAAGAGCCTGAACCTGTGGTAGAACaaccaaagaaaaggaaagctaAGACCAAAAATATATCTGAGACACCTGCTGCTACAGGACGAAAGAGGCGTGCACCTTCAAAGGAGAAACCTAGCTCAGTAAAAACTGAAAATTGCAAGTCTGGACTGGATACAGCCTACTGGCCACCAGTTTACACTAAACCAAGGCAAATGCAATGGAAAAGAAGGAATGTACGTAAAGTACCTGGATGTTTCTTGCTTGGCCTGGAAAACTCCAAGCAGTATTCTGGAAAGAATTATAAGCACAATAAGGATGAACTGGTTCAAAGAATGTATAGCCTGTTTAACAGCTCCATCTTTGATAAAAAGCTGCCAGAGAAGATAGACATAAGCTGGAATAAAAAGATGCTTAGTACTGCTGGCTTTTGCACAACTTGCGAGATCCAGAACTCTCAAGAGAGA CGCTATGCCAAGATTGAGATTTCTCTGAAAGTCTGTGACTCTGCAGACCGACTCCGGGACACGTTGATCCATGAAATATGCCATGCAGCTTCCTGGCTCCTTGATGGTGTCCGTGATTCCCATGGTGACGTGTGGAAGTATTATGCCCAAAAATCCAATATGGTGCACCCTGAGCTGCCCAGGGTGACCCGCTGCCATAACTATAAGATTAACTACAGAATTAATTATGAACATACTCAGTGCAAATCCAGGGTTGGCCGCTACACCAGATCATTGAACACCGATCGCTTTATCTGTGCTAGATGCAGGGGAACTCTGGTCATGTTGCCGCTAACTCGAAAAGATGGAACCCCCATTAAACCACATGTGAGACAATTTGCCAAATATGTGAGGGAGAATTATAATGCAGTTAAGCATGAGGTGGAAGGGATCAGCCATGGGGATGTGATGAAAAAGCTCAGTAAGGATTATGGTgccaaaaaacaacagcaagATCCTTGA